One window of the Actinomycetota bacterium genome contains the following:
- a CDS encoding ParA family protein — MARVLAFANQKGGVGKTTSVVTVAAAMAEMGRRVLVVDLDAQACATFSLGIDPEDLQRDVRGVLVNGAEATQALIRTDDGVDLLPASIGLADADAALASTKGRELAVRNALKPLQSEYDWILLDCAPSLGIVTIGALIAANAVAIPLQCETLSHRGVGQLLQTIEEVRNYVNPKLKIAGIIPTQYDGRTLHARAVLSDLPERYHVNVLPAIHRSIRFAEAPAVGRTVLSTAPNSVGARDYRALAQALVDQAN, encoded by the coding sequence ATGGCCCGGGTCCTTGCATTTGCAAATCAGAAGGGCGGAGTCGGAAAGACCACTTCAGTCGTGACCGTGGCAGCAGCGATGGCCGAGATGGGTCGGCGTGTTCTCGTCGTTGATCTCGATGCCCAAGCGTGCGCGACTTTCAGTCTGGGCATCGATCCCGAGGATCTTCAACGTGATGTCCGTGGAGTGCTCGTCAACGGAGCCGAAGCGACTCAAGCGCTGATCCGGACCGACGATGGAGTTGATCTGCTGCCTGCAAGCATCGGACTCGCCGACGCTGATGCGGCGCTGGCTTCGACCAAAGGTCGCGAGCTCGCAGTGCGCAACGCGCTCAAGCCACTGCAGTCTGAATACGACTGGATTCTTCTGGATTGCGCGCCGTCACTTGGCATCGTCACCATCGGCGCCTTGATCGCGGCCAATGCCGTCGCCATCCCGCTGCAATGCGAAACGCTCTCTCATCGTGGGGTGGGCCAGTTGCTGCAGACCATTGAAGAAGTGCGCAACTACGTCAATCCGAAATTGAAGATCGCCGGCATCATTCCGACGCAATACGACGGGCGAACCCTGCATGCGCGGGCAGTGCTCAGCGATCTGCCCGAGCGATATCACGTCAATGTCCTGCCGGCGATTCACCGATCCATCAGGTTCGCCGAGGCGCCAGCAGTTGGTCGCACGGTCCTTTCGACGGCACCAAACAGCGTTGGTGCGCGTGACTACCGAGCGCTAGCCCAGGCTCTGGTGGATCAGGCGAACTGA
- a CDS encoding TIGR00730 family Rossman fold protein — protein MPSVCVYCASSPQIPDQYVQLAAEVGREIAARSWTLVSGGGSQSMMGAVAQATRRGGARTIGVIPQALVDYEVADHDSDELIVTSTMRERKAIMDDRADAFLALPGGIGTLEELMEVWTSRHLRMHDKPVVVLDPWGDFALLRAQVAHWQGLGFVKEHAVAQLVWTTSVHQACDAIESSWATADFFAQP, from the coding sequence ATGCCCTCCGTCTGCGTGTATTGCGCCTCAAGCCCGCAGATTCCAGACCAATATGTCCAGTTGGCGGCCGAGGTGGGTCGTGAGATCGCCGCACGATCGTGGACTTTGGTTTCAGGTGGTGGGTCCCAATCGATGATGGGGGCGGTGGCTCAGGCAACTCGCCGTGGTGGTGCTCGCACGATTGGGGTGATTCCGCAGGCTCTAGTCGACTATGAGGTTGCCGACCACGATTCTGATGAATTGATCGTGACGTCAACAATGCGCGAGCGCAAGGCGATCATGGACGACCGAGCCGACGCCTTCCTGGCCTTGCCTGGTGGCATCGGCACTCTGGAGGAGCTGATGGAGGTGTGGACCTCTCGGCACCTGCGCATGCATGACAAACCGGTGGTGGTCCTTGACCCTTGGGGTGATTTTGCGCTGCTGCGCGCACAAGTCGCCCACTGGCAGGGACTTGGTTTTGTGAAGGAGCATGCAGTGGCCCAGTTAGTGTGGACGACCTCAGTTCACCAGGCTTGTGACGCGATCGAGTCCTCCTGGGCCACTGCTGATTTCTTTGCTCAGCCCTAA
- a CDS encoding trypsin-like peptidase domain-containing protein translates to MSTESGTQPVAESLPEPPTFVPIVAKRGLGVAGTVLVAALTAAVVGLGAGVGGYFIGTQADNTTTSTASSIALPQAPAELSPPAAGSVAEVVAAVLPSVVSIVVEGESRSGSGSGFVLRSDGYILTNNHVVGLLGDGGKLGVVFNDGTKASGEVVGTNPAYDLAVVKVSRKDLPSVTLGNSDAVHVGDSVIAIGAPLGLAGTVTAGIVSAINRPVTTGGDGEASFINAIQTDAAINPGNSGGPLLNSSGQVTGINSAIATMASTGDSGSIGLGFAIPVNSAKRIAEEIIATGDSRTPVIGVSLDINFSGVGAKLSKVTASSAAAAAGLEVGDVITAVNGRAIRDATELVVAIRDNAPGEKITVSYERDSDPRTATVTLGSASGKG, encoded by the coding sequence ATGTCGACCGAGTCTGGCACCCAACCGGTTGCAGAGTCCCTTCCCGAGCCCCCGACCTTCGTGCCGATCGTGGCCAAGCGTGGACTCGGCGTGGCCGGCACCGTGCTCGTTGCAGCTCTCACGGCTGCAGTCGTCGGCCTTGGCGCAGGCGTCGGGGGCTACTTCATTGGGACTCAGGCCGACAACACGACGACTTCCACAGCCTCGTCCATTGCTCTGCCACAGGCCCCGGCTGAACTCTCGCCGCCAGCTGCGGGTTCAGTGGCTGAAGTCGTGGCTGCCGTGCTGCCATCAGTGGTCTCGATAGTGGTTGAAGGAGAATCCAGATCTGGAAGTGGCTCCGGCTTTGTACTGCGCTCAGATGGGTACATCCTCACCAACAACCATGTTGTTGGACTCCTCGGCGATGGCGGCAAGTTGGGCGTCGTCTTCAACGATGGCACCAAGGCATCTGGCGAGGTCGTGGGGACGAACCCGGCTTATGACCTCGCGGTTGTCAAAGTCAGTCGCAAAGACCTTCCGTCAGTCACACTTGGCAATTCAGATGCCGTGCACGTCGGGGATTCAGTTATCGCCATCGGCGCTCCGCTTGGGCTCGCAGGCACGGTGACCGCGGGAATCGTCAGCGCCATCAATCGGCCGGTGACCACCGGGGGTGACGGTGAAGCCTCGTTCATCAATGCCATCCAAACTGACGCAGCCATCAATCCAGGAAATTCAGGTGGACCGCTGTTGAACTCCAGCGGACAGGTGACCGGCATCAATTCAGCGATCGCCACGATGGCGTCCACTGGAGACAGTGGCAGCATTGGGCTTGGCTTTGCTATTCCGGTGAACTCGGCCAAGCGCATAGCTGAGGAAATCATCGCCACGGGTGACTCGCGCACGCCAGTGATTGGTGTTTCTCTTGACATCAACTTCTCAGGGGTCGGTGCGAAGCTCAGCAAGGTCACGGCATCCAGCGCGGCTGCGGCTGCTGGTCTGGAAGTGGGTGACGTCATCACCGCCGTCAATGGGCGAGCTATTCGCGATGCGACCGAGCTTGTTGTGGCGATTCGCGACAATGCTCCGGGTGAGAAGATCACCGTCTCGTATGAGCGCGACAGTGATCCGAGGACTGCGACCGTCACTCTTGGCTCGGCATCAGGCAAGGGCTGA
- a CDS encoding CBS domain-containing protein, with protein sequence MTTSATRVFLARLAGVRVFDPNGEQLGKVRDSIIVLRTTAAPRLTGLVVEVQARRRIFVPISKVTSIDANQIIVTGVVNLRRFEKRPNETLLTAELLDRNVDLLATGEQVSIVDVGVELDRTHDWSVTQLFIQLGSSGFRRRGERKVVSWQEVSGLSLSNVDQGASAMIASIGTLRAADIAALLHELSSKRRLEVARELDDDRLADVLEELPEDDRVELVQLLDVERAADVLEDMDPDDAADLLSELPPERAADLLRRMEPEEAEDIRRLLSYDELSAGGMMTTEPVVLSPDATVADALAQIRNPDVSPALASQVYVTRSPTETPTGRYLGTCHFQRLLREPPATLVSSLVDSDLVPVHPEAPLSEVTRTFAAYNLVALPVVDQNGHLLGAVTVDDVIDHMLPEDWRENDGDEHG encoded by the coding sequence GTGACGACAAGCGCAACGCGGGTATTCCTCGCCCGCCTAGCGGGGGTACGGGTATTCGACCCCAATGGCGAACAGCTCGGCAAGGTGCGCGACAGCATCATCGTCCTGCGCACGACTGCTGCACCGCGACTGACTGGTCTCGTCGTTGAGGTTCAGGCCCGCCGAAGGATCTTCGTGCCGATCTCCAAGGTCACTTCGATCGATGCGAACCAAATCATTGTGACGGGCGTGGTGAATCTGCGCCGATTCGAGAAGCGTCCCAATGAGACCCTCCTGACGGCAGAGCTGCTGGATCGCAATGTCGATCTGCTTGCCACTGGTGAGCAGGTGTCAATCGTCGACGTGGGCGTGGAGCTCGATCGCACCCATGACTGGAGCGTGACCCAACTCTTCATCCAGCTCGGATCCAGCGGCTTCCGTCGCCGTGGTGAACGCAAAGTCGTCAGCTGGCAGGAAGTCAGCGGACTGTCGCTGTCGAATGTCGATCAGGGTGCAAGCGCGATGATCGCCAGCATCGGCACTCTGCGAGCCGCAGACATCGCAGCACTTCTGCACGAACTGTCGTCCAAGCGACGCCTGGAGGTCGCGCGCGAACTTGATGACGATCGCCTCGCAGACGTCCTGGAAGAGCTCCCCGAGGACGACCGCGTAGAACTCGTACAGCTACTCGATGTCGAACGCGCCGCCGATGTGCTGGAGGACATGGATCCAGACGATGCGGCTGACTTGCTGTCGGAGCTGCCGCCCGAGCGCGCGGCGGACCTTCTGCGCCGCATGGAGCCCGAAGAGGCCGAGGACATCCGGCGTCTGCTCTCCTACGACGAACTCAGCGCCGGCGGCATGATGACCACCGAGCCAGTTGTGCTTTCTCCCGACGCCACGGTCGCTGATGCACTGGCACAGATCCGCAACCCCGATGTTTCACCGGCCTTGGCCTCACAGGTGTACGTCACACGAAGTCCAACTGAGACGCCCACCGGGCGCTATCTCGGGACATGTCATTTTCAGCGACTGCTGCGCGAGCCGCCAGCAACCCTGGTGTCCTCGCTGGTCGACTCCGACTTGGTGCCAGTACACCCTGAGGCCCCGCTCAGTGAGGTCACGCGCACATTTGCTGCCTACAACCTTGTTGCGCTGCCCGTGGTGGATCAGAACGGCCATCTGCTGGGTGCTGTGACCGTTGACGACGTGATCGACCACATGCTGCCTGAGGATTGGCGCGAGAACGACGGGGATGAGCATGGTTAG
- a CDS encoding DivIVA domain-containing protein, giving the protein MTAVFLAIAVIVGIALLLVGRQGGLPEAVVDLRPEGDAQDPRFDVVLRGYRMDEVDAAIQELRAENERLRQEHTRFE; this is encoded by the coding sequence ATGACCGCCGTGTTTCTTGCCATCGCTGTGATCGTTGGGATCGCGCTGCTCCTTGTTGGTCGCCAAGGTGGGCTGCCGGAAGCTGTCGTTGATCTTCGGCCAGAAGGTGACGCCCAGGATCCGCGTTTCGATGTGGTGCTTCGCGGATATCGAATGGACGAGGTCGATGCCGCAATCCAAGAACTGCGAGCCGAGAACGAACGATTACGACAGGAGCACACACGCTTTGAGTGA
- a CDS encoding DUF1003 domain-containing protein, producing MVSRPSRKIRGIDQPMERGMSLRGNYDPERFGAVSEKVARYIGSWRFIAWMSVAIALWVLINTIGPEDWHVDPFPFIFLTLLLSLQASYAAPLILLAQNRQSDRDRVQYQEDRLRTERLLADSDYLAREIAALRLALGEVATRDYIRGELRDMVSDLRDHIDSMDLEERPKPRDRKRER from the coding sequence ATGGTTAGCCGTCCCTCGCGCAAGATTCGCGGCATCGATCAGCCGATGGAGCGCGGAATGTCGCTGCGCGGCAACTACGACCCGGAGCGCTTCGGGGCAGTGTCAGAAAAGGTCGCTCGATACATCGGCTCGTGGAGATTCATCGCCTGGATGTCCGTGGCGATCGCTCTATGGGTGCTGATCAACACGATCGGGCCAGAGGACTGGCATGTCGACCCATTCCCCTTCATCTTCTTGACCTTGCTGCTGTCCTTGCAGGCCTCATACGCGGCTCCTCTGATCCTGCTGGCTCAGAATCGTCAGTCCGACCGCGACCGGGTGCAGTACCAGGAAGACCGACTGCGAACTGAGCGGCTCCTAGCCGACAGCGACTACCTGGCGCGCGAGATCGCCGCCTTGCGCCTGGCTTTGGGCGAGGTGGCCACTCGTGACTACATCAGAGGCGAACTGCGCGACATGGTCTCGGATTTGCGCGATCACATCGACTCCATGGACCTCGAAGAGCGACCCAAGCCGCGGGACCGCAAGCGCGAGCGCTGA
- a CDS encoding DUF3107 domain-containing protein: protein MEIKIGVTYSSREIALDSEDKPADVAKLVDAAIASGGVLKLTDDKGRTVLVPAEKIAYIEIGPGTSRKVGFGH from the coding sequence ATGGAGATCAAGATCGGCGTCACCTACTCATCACGCGAGATCGCCCTCGACAGCGAAGACAAGCCCGCCGATGTTGCCAAGCTCGTTGACGCGGCCATTGCCAGCGGTGGAGTGCTCAAGTTGACCGATGACAAGGGACGCACCGTTCTCGTTCCGGCTGAGAAGATCGCCTACATAGAAATCGGGCCGGGCACCAGCCGCAAGGTCGGCTTCGGCCACTAG
- a CDS encoding ATP-binding protein translates to MRFVHELEHEPSALRPARNALEAWCVAQGVDPESIVIMANELCTNAIRDGKGPVTLSGSCSTQWLSISVQQRGSVSLAMPPRAWALELRIAGRGLRMVDSLAQSWGWQTTADQTLVWARIARVSS, encoded by the coding sequence ATGCGTTTTGTGCACGAGCTGGAACATGAGCCCTCGGCGCTGCGACCCGCCCGCAACGCGCTCGAGGCTTGGTGTGTGGCACAGGGAGTCGATCCTGAATCGATCGTCATCATGGCCAATGAGTTGTGCACGAATGCCATTCGCGATGGCAAGGGACCAGTGACCCTGAGTGGAAGTTGCTCGACGCAGTGGCTGAGCATCAGCGTGCAGCAACGGGGAAGTGTCAGCCTGGCCATGCCTCCGCGCGCTTGGGCCCTTGAACTGCGAATCGCGGGTAGAGGACTGCGCATGGTCGACTCGCTAGCGCAGAGTTGGGGCTGGCAGACCACTGCAGATCAGACCCTCGTCTGGGCGCGCATTGCTCGTGTCAGCTCGTAA
- a CDS encoding DUF3117 domain-containing protein → MAAMKPRTGDGPLEVTKEGRGYVMRVPLEGGGRLVVELNAEEAKNLGNSLLAVFA, encoded by the coding sequence ATGGCCGCGATGAAGCCACGAACGGGCGATGGCCCGCTCGAGGTCACCAAGGAGGGGCGTGGCTATGTCATGCGCGTACCACTTGAGGGCGGTGGTCGGCTCGTAGTAGAGCTCAACGCCGAAGAAGCCAAGAATCTCGGTAACAGCCTGCTTGCAGTCTTTGCCTGA
- a CDS encoding twin-arginine translocase TatA/TatE family subunit: MFDIGIGEILMLGVIGLLIFGPDRLPKAAADGARFLKQIRTMASTAKQDLADSAGLDINEAMDTVKGLADLHPKRLASTIMREEPATKPAPKSSDSRPSFDPDAT; this comes from the coding sequence GTGTTCGATATTGGCATTGGCGAGATTCTCATGCTTGGGGTCATCGGTCTGCTGATTTTCGGGCCTGATCGACTTCCCAAAGCTGCAGCTGACGGCGCCAGATTCCTCAAGCAGATTCGTACGATGGCGTCCACTGCCAAGCAGGATCTCGCTGATTCAGCCGGGCTGGATATCAACGAGGCGATGGACACAGTGAAGGGTCTGGCTGACCTTCATCCAAAACGGCTGGCCAGCACGATCATGCGCGAAGAGCCAGCGACCAAGCCGGCGCCGAAAAGCTCAGATTCGCGCCCCAGTTTCGACCCCGACGCCACCTAG
- a CDS encoding SRPBCC family protein: MSEVRASVDIQAPVDVVFAAFTDWPSQGEWMLGTRVDVVVGDGRSLGSELSAFTGVHLGFPLGFLDTMTITRWDAPYRVDVVHTGRFVRGTGVMEVVALSDGRSRFLWSEDLDLPLGFVGKLGWPVVRPAFVAGVNHSLRKLGALIEQGILPKAPKP; encoded by the coding sequence TTGAGTGAAGTACGAGCCAGCGTTGATATTCAGGCGCCAGTAGATGTGGTCTTTGCGGCGTTCACTGATTGGCCCTCGCAAGGGGAGTGGATGCTTGGCACCCGAGTCGATGTCGTCGTGGGCGACGGTCGATCGCTCGGCTCAGAACTGAGCGCATTCACTGGAGTTCATCTGGGGTTTCCCCTTGGGTTTCTCGACACCATGACCATCACACGCTGGGATGCCCCGTATCGAGTTGACGTTGTGCACACCGGACGTTTTGTGCGCGGCACGGGCGTGATGGAGGTCGTGGCTCTGTCCGACGGTCGTTCGCGATTTCTGTGGAGTGAAGATCTTGACCTGCCGCTTGGCTTCGTCGGCAAGCTGGGTTGGCCTGTAGTGCGCCCGGCTTTCGTCGCCGGAGTGAACCATTCGCTGCGCAAACTTGGCGCGCTGATTGAGCAAGGAATCCTGCCAAAGGCCCCAAAACCCTGA
- a CDS encoding YceI family protein, with protein sequence MTDFSATTGTWVIDPTHTTIGFSARHAMVAKVRGNFTEFTGSFTLDGEVPESSSAELLVQSASLTTQNADRDAHLKSADFLNVEANPTLSFKSTGVNIKGSDTFVVTGDLTIGSVTKSIDVEFELIGVSKDPWGGTRIGFEGQTEITRKDFGLVWNVALEAGGVLVGEKVKLNLDVEAVKQ encoded by the coding sequence ATGACAGACTTCAGCGCAACCACCGGAACCTGGGTCATCGACCCGACGCACACGACCATTGGATTCTCAGCCCGCCACGCAATGGTGGCCAAGGTCCGAGGCAACTTCACTGAGTTCACCGGCTCCTTCACGCTGGACGGCGAAGTTCCCGAGAGCTCCTCAGCCGAGCTGCTTGTGCAGTCCGCAAGCCTGACCACCCAGAACGCTGACCGCGACGCGCATCTGAAGAGTGCTGACTTCTTGAACGTGGAGGCCAACCCGACGCTGAGTTTCAAGTCGACTGGGGTCAACATCAAGGGATCTGACACCTTCGTCGTCACCGGTGACCTCACCATCGGCAGTGTCACAAAGAGCATTGACGTCGAGTTTGAACTGATCGGTGTGAGCAAGGATCCATGGGGCGGCACCCGTATCGGCTTCGAAGGCCAGACCGAGATCACCCGTAAGGACTTCGGCCTGGTGTGGAATGTCGCGCTTGAGGCCGGCGGCGTACTTGTCGGCGAGAAGGTCAAGCTCAATCTCGACGTTGAGGCCGTCAAGCAGTAA
- a CDS encoding P-loop NTPase — protein sequence MQPNLEAIHAALATVQDPEIHRPITELGMVKSVEADSSGATKIGIFLTVSGCPMKDTITERVTLAVSAIAGVTSVAVELDVMSDEQRAGLKTLLRGADAREIIFNKPGSTTRVYAIASGKGGVGKSSVTANLAAAMVDMGLSVGLVDADVYGHSIPRMLDALDAPTMVEGMIMPPTGYGVRVISMLAFKPGGVTQPVAFRGPMLHRALEQFLADVWWGDLEVLLLDLPPGTGDIAISTAQLLPGAELVIVTTPQMAAADVAVRAGTLAEQTHQKVVGVIENMSSFPCPHCGEPIDLFGAGGGQLVAHQIGKVLGTEVPLLGQIPFDVALREGGDDGRPLVLSHPDAPASIALRAIAERLGMRPRGLAGMSLGLTPAGR from the coding sequence ATGCAACCCAATCTTGAGGCGATTCACGCTGCCCTTGCCACTGTGCAGGACCCGGAGATCCACCGTCCCATCACCGAGCTCGGCATGGTCAAGTCTGTAGAGGCCGATTCCAGCGGTGCCACCAAGATCGGCATCTTCCTGACGGTTTCCGGCTGTCCTATGAAGGACACCATCACCGAGCGCGTGACACTCGCTGTTTCCGCCATTGCCGGCGTCACCAGTGTTGCAGTTGAACTCGACGTGATGAGCGACGAACAACGGGCCGGCCTGAAGACTCTGCTTCGCGGCGCCGATGCCCGCGAGATCATCTTCAACAAGCCCGGTTCCACCACCCGCGTCTACGCCATCGCTTCGGGCAAGGGTGGAGTCGGCAAGTCATCTGTGACGGCAAACCTGGCAGCCGCCATGGTCGACATGGGATTGTCCGTTGGCCTGGTTGACGCAGATGTCTACGGACACTCGATCCCACGCATGCTTGATGCACTCGACGCACCGACGATGGTCGAAGGCATGATCATGCCGCCCACCGGCTACGGCGTCCGGGTGATTTCGATGCTGGCATTCAAGCCCGGTGGCGTCACCCAGCCCGTGGCTTTCAGAGGTCCGATGCTGCATCGGGCCCTCGAGCAATTTCTTGCAGATGTGTGGTGGGGGGACTTGGAGGTTCTGCTGCTGGACCTGCCACCAGGCACCGGCGATATCGCCATCTCCACCGCGCAGTTGCTGCCTGGGGCGGAACTTGTCATCGTGACCACACCTCAGATGGCTGCTGCCGACGTTGCAGTGCGTGCCGGCACCTTGGCCGAACAGACACACCAAAAGGTCGTCGGCGTCATCGAGAACATGAGCAGTTTTCCCTGCCCCCACTGCGGAGAGCCGATTGATCTCTTCGGTGCCGGTGGCGGACAGCTCGTGGCTCATCAGATCGGCAAGGTGCTCGGCACTGAAGTTCCACTTCTTGGTCAGATCCCGTTCGATGTCGCGCTCCGCGAGGGCGGCGACGATGGTCGACCACTGGTGCTCAGCCATCCCGATGCGCCGGCATCGATCGCTCTGCGCGCGATTGCCGAACGCCTTGGCATGCGGCCACGCGGTCTTGCAGGAATGTCACTGGGTCTGACGCCTGCAGGGCGCTAA
- the folP gene encoding dihydropteroate synthase, protein MPNPGPLILGAQHIDIQDRAIMAIVNRTKDSFFKGGSTFADHDAMAAVTTAVEAGAQVIDIGGVKAGPGEEVDPFEEIQRTAAFVGQVRSAFPDVVISVDTWRAEVGRAVCQEGADLLNDAWGGVDPALAEVAAEYDVGLVCTHAGGQQPRTRPHRIQYTDVMATIVDYTCGLAERAVELGVRPDRILIDPGHDFGKNTAHSLEATRRLAEMVETGWPVLVSLSRKDFVGEALGLTDPNDRLFGTLATTAISSLLGARMYRVHDVSVTRQTLDMERAIAGAQRPRLARRGLA, encoded by the coding sequence ATGCCGAATCCTGGCCCACTCATTCTGGGCGCTCAGCACATCGATATCCAGGACCGCGCAATCATGGCGATCGTCAATCGCACCAAGGACTCCTTCTTCAAGGGCGGCTCAACCTTCGCCGACCATGACGCAATGGCAGCTGTCACTACGGCCGTCGAGGCTGGGGCCCAAGTCATTGATATCGGCGGAGTGAAAGCCGGGCCAGGCGAGGAAGTTGACCCCTTCGAAGAGATTCAGCGGACGGCGGCATTTGTCGGCCAGGTGCGCTCAGCCTTTCCGGATGTTGTCATCAGCGTTGATACCTGGCGCGCAGAAGTGGGACGAGCTGTCTGCCAGGAGGGCGCCGATCTTCTCAACGACGCATGGGGCGGAGTCGACCCTGCTCTTGCCGAGGTCGCAGCGGAGTATGACGTCGGACTCGTCTGCACGCACGCTGGAGGCCAGCAACCCCGCACTCGGCCGCATCGCATTCAGTACACCGACGTGATGGCAACGATCGTTGACTACACCTGTGGCCTTGCCGAGCGTGCCGTCGAACTTGGCGTTCGGCCAGATCGGATCCTGATTGATCCTGGCCATGACTTCGGCAAGAACACCGCACATTCACTGGAGGCGACTCGCCGACTGGCTGAGATGGTCGAGACAGGCTGGCCAGTGTTGGTCTCGTTGTCGCGAAAGGACTTTGTAGGCGAGGCGCTAGGGCTCACCGACCCTAATGATCGCCTGTTCGGCACTCTGGCCACAACGGCAATCTCTTCGCTGCTCGGTGCTCGGATGTATCGCGTGCATGATGTTTCGGTAACGCGACAAACTCTGGACATGGAAAGAGCAATCGCTGGAGCGCAGCGACCGCGCTTGGCCCGGCGCGGACTCGCCTAG
- a CDS encoding O-methyltransferase, which produces MGCSPVAPSTAHTLRVLAKAINAESVVEVGTGAGVSGAALLSGMSAEGVLTSIDNEAEVQRLARETLNNLGYDHIRARLITGRALDVLPRLTEGAYDLVFIDGDRTEYPAALVLAKRLLRDGGLVAFDSMLTEGSIGDSSSRNPEAVALRDVAHALRDDDNWIPALLTVGSGLLIAIKVAE; this is translated from the coding sequence TTGGGATGCAGTCCCGTCGCGCCGTCAACAGCGCACACCTTGCGCGTGCTGGCCAAGGCAATCAACGCTGAGAGCGTTGTTGAGGTAGGCACCGGCGCCGGTGTCTCGGGCGCTGCACTTCTGTCCGGAATGTCAGCCGAGGGCGTGCTCACGTCAATTGACAATGAAGCCGAGGTTCAGCGACTTGCTCGCGAGACCTTGAACAATCTCGGGTACGACCATATTCGGGCCCGCCTCATCACAGGACGCGCGCTCGACGTGCTCCCACGCCTCACAGAGGGCGCCTACGACCTGGTGTTCATCGATGGCGATCGAACCGAGTACCCGGCCGCCCTCGTCCTTGCCAAGCGGCTCCTGCGCGACGGAGGTCTGGTGGCCTTCGACAGCATGCTGACCGAGGGAAGTATCGGCGATTCGTCGAGCCGCAACCCTGAGGCCGTGGCCTTGCGCGATGTGGCACACGCTCTTCGCGACGATGACAACTGGATCCCAGCCCTGCTCACGGTGGGTTCGGGCTTGCTGATAGCCATCAAGGTCGCTGAGTAA
- the dapE gene encoding succinyl-diaminopimelate desuccinylase gives MPALDLSTDVVALAAAIIDVPSQSHDEAELADLVESALADCAHLNLLRLGNTIVARTELGRSDRVLIGGHLDTVPSAGRLQHRFEGDRLYGLGACDMKGGLAIALALAANVSEPVRDVTYVFYECEEVASQFNGLQKVVNARPELLDASLAILMEPSNAGIEAGCQGTLRAEIRLSGIRSHSARSWMGVNAVHAAGEVLARLQNYQAREPDVDGLRFHEGLNAVGIKGGIAGNVIPDECVVTVNYRFAPDRSLDEAKGHVESVFEGFDVQFVDEADAARPGLDLPAAAAFVDAIGVTPQPKYGWTDVARFTALGTPALNFGPGDPSIAHAVDEWVSVAQLRSCHERLLRWLTA, from the coding sequence GTGCCCGCCTTGGATCTGTCAACAGATGTCGTCGCCCTTGCCGCTGCGATCATCGACGTGCCTTCACAGTCGCATGATGAAGCAGAACTCGCGGATCTTGTTGAGTCGGCCCTTGCTGATTGCGCACATCTGAATCTTCTCCGTCTTGGCAACACCATTGTGGCTCGCACTGAACTGGGGCGATCAGATCGAGTGCTGATTGGCGGGCACCTGGACACGGTGCCAAGCGCCGGAAGGCTGCAGCATCGTTTCGAAGGCGATCGTCTTTATGGGCTTGGCGCTTGCGATATGAAGGGTGGGCTGGCGATTGCGCTGGCCCTGGCCGCCAATGTGTCCGAGCCGGTGCGCGACGTGACGTACGTGTTCTATGAGTGTGAAGAAGTTGCCTCGCAGTTCAATGGTCTGCAGAAGGTCGTGAACGCAAGACCTGAGTTGCTTGACGCATCGCTTGCAATCTTGATGGAGCCATCCAATGCCGGGATCGAGGCAGGGTGCCAAGGCACCTTGCGAGCAGAGATTCGGCTCAGCGGTATTCGCTCGCACAGCGCTCGTTCCTGGATGGGCGTCAACGCCGTGCATGCGGCAGGAGAAGTGCTCGCCCGCTTGCAGAACTACCAGGCTCGTGAGCCAGATGTGGACGGCCTTCGCTTTCACGAAGGCCTGAATGCTGTCGGCATCAAGGGCGGAATCGCCGGTAACGTGATTCCCGACGAATGCGTCGTGACCGTCAACTATCGCTTCGCGCCGGATCGCTCATTGGACGAGGCAAAGGGCCATGTGGAGTCAGTGTTCGAAGGCTTTGATGTGCAGTTCGTCGACGAGGCCGATGCGGCCCGGCCAGGCCTGGATCTGCCGGCTGCTGCTGCGTTCGTTGACGCGATAGGCGTTACCCCACAGCCAAAATACGGCTGGACGGATGTCGCGCGCTTCACCGCGCTCGGAACCCCGGCCCTGAATTTTGGACCGGGGGATCCGAGCATCGCCCACGCAGTGGATGAGTGGGTGTCGGTTGCGCAGTTGCGCAGTTGCCATGAGCGACTGCTGCGGTGGCTTACTGCTTGA